A stretch of Castanea sativa cultivar Marrone di Chiusa Pesio chromosome 2, ASM4071231v1 DNA encodes these proteins:
- the LOC142625556 gene encoding ubiquitin carboxyl-terminal hydrolase 3 → MGAAGSKLEKALGDQFPEGERYFGLENFGNTCYCNSVLQALYFCVPFREQLLDYFANNKSIGDVEENLLTCLADLFSQISSQKKKTGVIAPKRFVQRLKKQNELFRSYMHQDAHEFLNFLLNELVDILEKEAQAVKSDPETSSPSDKTANGPKNAQANGALKEPLVTWVHKNFQGILTNETRCLRCETVTARDETFFDLSLDIEQNSSITSCLKNFSSTETLNAEDKFFCDKCCSLQEAQKRMKIKKPPHILVIHLKRFKYIEQLGRYKKLSYRVVFPLELKLSNTMEDADSEYSLFAVVVHVGSGPNHGHYVSLVKSHNHWLFFDDENVEMIDESAVQTFFGSAQEYSSNTDHGYILFYECLGSTSNKS, encoded by the exons ATGGGTGCTGCGGGCTCGAAGCTCGAGAAAGCTCTCGGAGACCAGTTCCCTGAAGGCGAGCGCTACTTCGGTCTCGAAAATTTCGGCAACACTTGCTATTGCAATAGCGTTTTGCAG GCACTTTACTTTTGTGTCCCATTTCGCGAGCAACTGCTGGATTATTTTGCAAATAACAAAAGCATTGGTGATGTGGAAGAAAATCTGTTAACATGCTTGGCAGACCTATTTTCACAG ATAAGTTCTCAGAAGAAGAAAACAGGCGTGATTGCTCCAAAGCGATTTGTACAGAGATTGAAGAAGCAAAATGAGCTTTTCCGTAGCTATATGCACCAG gaTGCCcatgagtttttgaattttttgctgaatgaaCTTGTTGACATACTGGAGAAAGAGGCCCAAGCTGTGAAAAGTGATCCAGAAACTTCATCACCTTCTGATAAAACTGCAAATGGGCCAAAGAATGCACAGGCTAATGGTGCTCTAAAGGAGCCTTTAGTTACCTGGGTGCACAAAAATTTTCAG GGAATACTCACCAATGAAACAAGGTGCCTGCGGTGCGAGACAGTGACAGCAAGGGATGAAACTTTTTTTGACTTGAGCCTTGATATTGAACAGAATAGTTCAATTACAAGTTGTTTGAAAAACTTCAGCTCAACAGAGACATTGAATGCCGAGGACAAATTTTTCTGTGACAAATGCTGTAG TTTGCAAGAGGCACAGAAAAGGATGAAGATAAAGAAACCACCTCACATTTTAGTCATCCATCTGAAGCGGTTCAAATACATTGAGCAGCTGGGTCGGTACAAGAAGCTGTCATACCGGGTTGTCTTCCCACTTGAGCTGAAGCTGAGCAACACAATGGAAGATGCAGATTCTGAGTATTCCCTGTTTGCAGTAGTTGTTCATGTTGGAAGTGGGCCCAACCATGGACACTATGTAAGCCTTGTGAAAAGCCATAACCATTGGTTGTTTTTCGATGATGAAAACGTGGAGATGATTGATGAGTCCGCTGTGCAGACATTCTTTGGGTCAGCGCAGGAATATTCGAGTAATACAGACCATGGGTACATTTTATTCTATGAGTGCCTGGGCAGCACCAGTAACAAGAGCTGA
- the LOC142624559 gene encoding calmodulin-binding transcription activator 2-like, translating to MQNNLQVQLSDADHGCKTALEGKIDFSIINQWIMSDEVEYQVNHIKDADTSDIYSGKENEILLFRFEKLLSLTSARPPNADLSKKSELSSKISSLLVGEDEESNQMLNVIIYPKKEWDRMLKLVSEKGFSSNELQDKVLINLLKEKLHEWLLQKEAEDGKGPSVLDEDGQGVLHLASALGYDWALKPTIIAGVSVNFRDVNGWTALHWAAFSGRECTVASLVSLGADPGALIDPCSKYPLGRTAADLASANGHQGIAGYLAEFHLISHLSSLMLDTGEGNDAGISGAKAVETVSARSATPVSDGDLPYSSKGSLAAVCNASLSYARIHEDFRVKSFQKKQLKEYGDDKFGMSDERVLSLALRTNKSGQHYLPVNSVAAIRIQNKFHCWKGRREFLIIKQRMVEIQAQARQHQVRKNYRKIIWLVGIVEKVILRWKRKGGGLRGFKAEALAEGRKMQDKSSEDDYDFLEEGLKQTEERLQKAHATVKSMAQSAEARDQYDRLLNVLTDIRGSMVVGDGVPSSSDEMAD from the exons ATGCAAAATAACCTTCAAGTACAGCTTTCAGATGCAGATCATGGATGCAAAACGGCCCTAGAGGGGAAAATAGATTTTTCCATTATAAACCAATGGATTATGAGTGATGAAGTTGAATACCAAGTCAACCATATTAAAGATGCGGATACTTCAGATATTTATAGTGGCAAAGAGAATGAAATTCTTCTTTTTCGATTTGAAAAACTATTGTCTCTGACCTCCGCCCGCCCTCCAAATGCTGATTTGAGCAAGAAATCCGAACTAAGCAGTAAAATCAGTTCATTGTTAGTAGGGGAAGATGAAGAAAGTAATCAAATGTTAAATGTTattatttacccaaaaaaagaatgGGATCGAATGTTAAAGCTTGTTTCTGAGAAGGGTTTCTCTTCTAACGAATTACAGGACAAGGTCCTTATAAATCTACTGAAAGAGAAGTTGCATGAATGGCTCCTGCAGAAAGAAGCAGAAGATGGTAAAGGCCCTTCTGTATTAGATGAGGATGGCCAAGGTGTGCTACATTTAGCATCTGCTCTTGGCTATGATTGGGCCCTAAAACCAACTATTATTGCAGGTGTCAGTGTCAATTTCCGTGATGTGAATGGATGGACTGCACTTCATTGGGCAGCATTTTCTGGCAG AGAGTGCACAGTTGCTTCCCTTGTCTCTCTTGGTGCGGATCCTGGTGCGTTAATTGATCCATGTTCCAAATATCCTTTAGGCAGAACAGCTGCTGACCTAGCTTCTGCCAATGGACACCAAGGAATTGCTGGTTATCTTGCAGAATTTCATCTGATCAGCCACCTTTCATCTCTTATGCTGGACACTGGAGAAGGCAATGATGCAGGGATTTCTGGAGCAAAAGCAGTAGAAACAGTTTCAGCACGAAGTGCAACTCCAGTCAGTGATGGGGATTTACCTTATTCATCAAAGGGTTCACTAGCTGCTGTCTGTAATGCCAGCCTATCTTATGCTCGTATTCATGAAGATTTCAGGGTGAAGTCGTTTCAAAAAAAGCAGTTAAAAGAGTATGGTGACGATAAATTTGGAATGTCAGATGAACGAGTTCTTTCGCTTGCTCTTCGGACAAACAAATCAGGACAACATTATCTACCCGTGAATTCTGTTGCTGCAATCCGGATACAAAATAAGTTCCACTGCTGGAAGGGTAGAAGAGAATTTTTGATAATCAAGCAGCGAATGGTTGAAATTCAG GCACAAGCAAGACAACACCAGGTCAGGAAGAACTATAGAAAAATTATCTGGTTGGTAGGAATTGTAGAAAAGGTAATTTTGCGTTGGAAACGAAAAGGTGGTGGCTTGCGTGGGTTTAAAGCAGAAGCACTTGCTGAGGGCCGCAAAATGCAAGATAAATCTTCAGAGGATGACTATGACTTCCTGGAAGAAGGCCTAAAGCAAACAGAAGAGAGGCTGCAAAAAGCCCATGCTACAGTTAAGTCCATGGCTCAGTCTGCAGAGGCAAGAGATCAATATGATAGGCTGCTGAACGTTCTGACTGATATTCGGGGATCCATG GTTGTGGGTGATGGTGTTCCAAGCAGTTCGGATGAAATGGCTGATTAG